The segment CAGTTGAATATCTAACTCAAAGAGGCGCAACCAATGTTTCAGAATTCCACGGAGATTCTGATGCAGAGTATTCTAAAACTTTCGAGTATGAAGCATCTGAATTAGAACCTACCGTTTCAAAACCATTTTCTCCTGACAACATTACAGTTGCTAGGGAACTGTCTTCTACTGAATTAGATAAATCATACATTGGTTCTTGTACTGGTGCAAAATATGAAGATCTTTTAGCAGCCGCTAAAATCCTCAAGGGAAGACAAGTAAAAATACGAACTGAAGTATTGCCTGCGGCAATTTCAATATACAAAAAAGCTGTAAAAGATGGCTTGATTGAAATATTTCTAAATGCGGGTGTCACTGTAGGTCCACCTACATGTGGTGCATGTTGTGGTGCTCATATGGGTGTATTAGCAAAAGATGAAATTTGTGTTAGTACCACAAACAGAAATTTCCCTGGTAGAATGGGTCATGTCGAATCTCAGACATATCTCGCTTCTCCACAAGTTGCTGCTGCATCAGCTGTAACTGGAAAATTAACTGATCCGAGGGATTTGAATTGATTGGAAATGTAATAAAATATGAACAGGATAATATTGACACTGATGTCATAATCCCTGGAACATATCTAAAAATCCATGATTACAATGAATTAGCAACACACGCAATGGAAGGATTAGATCCTGAATTTCCATCAAAGGTTAAGGACGGAGATTTCATTGTTGCAGGAAAAAATTTCGGTTGTGGTTCGTCAAGAGAACATGCACCTATTGCACTCTCAACATGTGGGATAAAAGCCGTAATTGCTACATCTTTTGCAAGGATATTTTATAGAAACTCTGTTGATGGGGCATTTTTGTTACCTATTGAAGTAGATGACGAAACATACAAAAAAATATCAAATTCTGATCAACTAGAAATTAACATTGAAAAAAATGAGATAAAAAATATCACAAAAAATGAATCATATTCTATGAAACCTTTTTCAGAAATAATTGCAAAAATTATTGCTGCTGGTGGTCTTTTCAAGTACAAAAGGTAAATTATCAAATGACTGAAACATTATTTG is part of the Candidatus Nitrosopelagicus brevis genome and harbors:
- the leuD gene encoding LeuD/DmdB family oxidoreductase small subunit (catalyzes the isomerization between 2-isopropylmalate and 3-isopropylmalate in leucine biosynthesis), with amino-acid sequence MIGNVIKYEQDNIDTDVIIPGTYLKIHDYNELATHAMEGLDPEFPSKVKDGDFIVAGKNFGCGSSREHAPIALSTCGIKAVIATSFARIFYRNSVDGAFLLPIEVDDETYKKISNSDQLEINIEKNEIKNITKNESYSMKPFSEIIAKIIAAGGLFKYKR